A genomic segment from Toxotes jaculatrix isolate fToxJac2 chromosome 6, fToxJac2.pri, whole genome shotgun sequence encodes:
- the barhl2 gene encoding barH-like 2 homeobox protein, with amino-acid sequence MEGSSGSSFGIDTILSSASNSGNPVLMNGDFRLGDSRTADFRSQATPSPCSEIDTVGTAPSSPISVTMEHAADPHLVQDSLQHHHHHHNQPQSLPLSPQQQPLAGAGCAPRTATSSFLIKDILGDSKPLAACAPYSTSVSSPHHTPKPESATAPDGFRPKLEQDESRSKLDKRDDIQSEMKCNGTKEEGDREISSSRDSPPVRTKKPRKARTAFTDHQLNQLERSFERQKYLSVQDRMDLAAALNLTDTQVKTWYQNRRTKWKRQTAVGLELLAEAGNYSALQRMFPSPYFYHPSLLGTVDSTTAAAAAAAMYSSMYRTPSTPHPSLQRPLVPRVLIHGLGPGGQPALNPLSNPMPGTPHPR; translated from the exons ATGGAAGGATCCAGCGGGTCGAGTTTTGGGATAGACACTATTTTATCCAGCGCCTCTAACTCTGGTAACCCCGTGCTCATGAACGGAGATTTTCGGCTCGGCGACAGCAGGACAGCGGATTTCAGGAGTCAGGCAACCCCTTCACCATGCTCGGAGATAGACACTGTGGGAACAGCCCCCTCATCCCCCATCTCGGTCACCATGGAGCACGCCGCCGATCCGCATCTGGTCCAGGACAGCCTTCagcatcaccaccatcaccacaacCAGCCGCAGAGTTTGCCGCTGTCGCCTCAGCAGCAGCCGCTCGCCGGGGCCGGCTGCGCCCCGAGGACTGCCACCTCCTCGTTTTTAATCAAAGACATTTTAGGCGACAGTAAACCGCTGGCAGCCTGCGCACCTTACAGCACCAGTGTATCCTCACCCCATCACACACCAAAACCAGAAAGTGCCACGGCTCCGGACGGCTTCAGGCCCAAGTTGGAACAAGACGAAAGCAGAAGCAAGCTGGACAAAAGAGACGACAttcaaagtgaaatgaaatgcaacG GGACGAAAGAGGAAGGTGACCGGGAAATCTCCAGTAGCAGAGACAGTCCACCGGTGCGCACGAAAAAACCTCGCAAAGCACGGACAGCCTTTACCGACCACCAGCTGAACCAGCTGGAGAGGAGCTTTGAGCGACAAAAATACCTCAGCGTGCAGGACCGCATGGACCTGGCCGCGGCTCTCaacctgacagacacacaagtcAAGACCTGGTACCAAAACAGACG GACGAAGTGGAAGAGGCAGACGGCGGTCGGATTAGAGCTCCTGGCTGAAGCAGGAAACTACTCGGCCTTACAGAGAATGTTCCCGTCGCCCTATTTCTACCACCCGAGCCTGCTGGGCACCGTGGACAGCACGACGGCGGCCGCGGCGGCCGCAGCCATGTACAGCAGTATGTACCGGACTCCTTCTACGCCGCATCCCAGTCTCCAGAGACCTCTTGTCCCGAGGGTGCTCATTCATGGCCTTGGGCCGGGGGGGCAACCGGCACTAAACCCCCTGTCTAACCCCATGCCCGGCACACCGCATCCGCGATAA